A single genomic interval of Armatimonadota bacterium harbors:
- a CDS encoding type II toxin-antitoxin system PemK/MazF family toxin, which produces MQRGDVWMVALPFSGGREQSGERPAVVIQDTAYGQGSPLVLIVLLTSQLAALRFPASVRVEPTLSNGLNLPSVAMVFQTRALDRSRFLRRIGAVTDEALSSILSELDQLTGR; this is translated from the coding sequence GTGCAGAGGGGCGACGTCTGGATGGTCGCCCTGCCGTTCTCAGGTGGCAGGGAACAATCGGGCGAGCGCCCGGCTGTTGTGATTCAGGACACCGCCTATGGGCAAGGCTCACCGCTGGTGTTGATTGTACTCCTGACTTCCCAACTCGCTGCTCTTCGCTTCCCTGCCAGCGTCCGCGTGGAGCCGACACTTTCAAATGGTCTCAACTTACCGTCCGTCGCGATGGTATTCCAGACTCGCGCACTGGACCGTTCTCGGTTTCTCAGAAGGATCGGAGCCGTAACCGATGAAGCGCTCTCGTCGATCCTCTCCGAACTGGACCAGCTCACCGGCCGATAG
- a CDS encoding fumarylacetoacetate hydrolase family protein — protein sequence MKLITYDTHGTPTPGLVKDGHVLDLSGHLVHSILDLIQTPDAMDHVRRAAEAFPGHGPEVSGLKLLPPLPRVGKILCIGQNYADHCREQNQPLPERPILFAKFPSCLIACGDDIVRPDDVTKLDYEAELVVVIGKRARRVAKADALDYVAGYMVGNDVTAREVQKRDGQWVRGKSYDTFAPTGPYLVTRNEVPDSGKLGIRCRVNGELRQDSNTSNLVFDVPTLIENLSSGITLEPGDLIFTGTPGGVGVFRDPPVFLQPGDVVECEIDGLGTLTNRVA from the coding sequence ATGAAACTTATTACGTATGACACTCACGGTACCCCGACGCCCGGATTGGTCAAAGATGGACACGTCCTGGACCTCTCCGGCCACCTCGTGCATTCCATCCTCGACCTGATTCAGACGCCGGACGCGATGGACCACGTCCGGCGCGCGGCCGAGGCCTTCCCGGGGCACGGGCCCGAGGTGTCCGGCCTCAAACTGTTGCCACCGCTGCCGCGCGTGGGCAAGATACTCTGCATCGGCCAGAACTACGCGGACCACTGCCGCGAGCAGAACCAACCCCTCCCGGAACGCCCCATCCTGTTCGCTAAATTCCCGTCGTGCCTCATCGCGTGCGGCGATGATATCGTACGGCCCGACGACGTGACGAAACTGGACTACGAGGCCGAACTGGTGGTTGTCATCGGCAAACGCGCCCGGAGAGTCGCGAAGGCGGACGCCCTGGACTACGTGGCGGGGTACATGGTCGGCAACGACGTCACCGCGCGCGAGGTCCAGAAACGGGACGGCCAGTGGGTGCGCGGAAAGTCCTACGATACCTTTGCTCCGACCGGGCCGTATCTTGTCACACGAAACGAGGTCCCCGACTCGGGCAAACTGGGCATCCGCTGCCGGGTAAACGGCGAACTGCGGCAGGACAGCAACACCAGCAACCTGGTGTTCGACGTGCCGACGCTCATCGAGAACCTCTCCTCCGGCATCACGCTGGAGCCCGGCGACCTCATCTTCACCGGCACGCCCGGCGGGGTGGGGGTATTCCGCGATCCGCCTGTATTCCTCCAGCCGGGCGATGTCGTGGAGTGTGAGATCGACGGCTTGGGAACCCTCACAAACCGGGTGGCCTAG
- the uvrA gene encoding excinuclease ABC subunit UvrA: MAQDRIVIRGARQHNLKDISLEIPRDKLVVITGLSGSGKSSLAFDTLYAEGQRRYVESLSSYARQFLGQMDKPDVDHIDGLSPAVSIDQKSTSRNPRSTVGTVTEIYDYLRLLFARIGVPHCPTCGNRIASQTVSQIVDAVMGLPDGTKVQVLAPMVRGRKGEYKSVIDDIRSAGLIRVRVDGTMYEVTDDIDMDRYKNHTIEAVVDRLVIKPDVQRRLTDSVETALKMTVGLVSFLAQTGDAEPQEMVFSEKNSCTHCGISFDEVAPRNFSFNTPYGACPDCHGLGFRQEINPELVLHPDRTLEGGGIVPFAHTSSEWFHNILRGLAKEYGFPLDVPLRDMSDAAKKIILYGADKRIPVRYTNTSGFVRSYNARWQGAIAMLQERYKMTSSEASKAEIEQYMSDVACDSCHGRRLKPESLAVTIADDNIAHVTGASILAANAWFRDLKLGERDTTIGGPIVKEILERLGFLNDVGLGYLTLERSATTLSGGEAQRIRLATQIGSGLTGVMYILDEPSIGLHQRDNHKLVETLFRLRDLGNTIIVVEHDEDTIAAADFVVDIGPGAGVHGGDIVAIGTPAEIAANPDSVTGDYLAGRRKIALPESRRSPNGTWVKVLGATQHNLKNVDMEIPLGCFVAVTGVSGSGKSSLLQETVFPLLMNRVYGSRMPVGRHRDSVGWEKVDKVIDIDQSPIGRTPRSNPATYTGVFDMIRDLFSQTTEAKVRGYKPGRFSFNVKGGRCEACKGDGIIKIEMHFLPDVYVPCEVCKGKRYDRETLEVKYKGKNVSDVLAMTVGEACDFFENIPPIQRKMATLRDVGLDYIQLGQPATTLSGGEAQRVKLSSELSKRGTGQTLYILDEPTTGLHFADIAKLLEVLGRLVDQGNTVVVIEHNLDVIKTADWVIDLGPEGGDAGGRIIATGPPEAVAEVAESYTGQYLGKVLHGAKAPFEA, encoded by the coding sequence TTGGCGCAGGACAGAATCGTCATCCGCGGCGCGCGGCAGCACAATCTGAAGGACATCTCGCTGGAGATTCCGCGCGACAAACTGGTGGTCATCACCGGCTTGTCCGGCAGCGGAAAGTCCTCGCTCGCGTTCGACACCCTTTATGCCGAGGGCCAGCGCCGGTATGTGGAGAGCCTCTCGTCCTACGCCCGCCAGTTCCTCGGCCAGATGGATAAGCCGGACGTGGACCACATCGACGGCCTCAGCCCCGCCGTCTCGATCGACCAGAAATCGACTTCCCGCAACCCGCGCTCCACGGTCGGAACCGTCACCGAGATCTATGACTACCTCCGCCTCCTGTTCGCGCGCATCGGCGTCCCACACTGCCCCACGTGCGGCAACCGTATCGCCAGCCAGACGGTCAGCCAGATTGTGGACGCCGTGATGGGCCTGCCGGACGGCACGAAGGTTCAGGTGCTGGCGCCGATGGTCCGCGGCCGCAAGGGTGAATACAAGAGCGTTATCGACGACATCCGCTCCGCCGGCCTGATCCGCGTGCGCGTGGACGGCACGATGTACGAAGTGACCGACGACATCGACATGGACCGGTACAAGAACCACACCATCGAGGCCGTGGTGGACCGTCTGGTCATCAAGCCGGACGTGCAGCGCCGCCTGACCGACAGCGTGGAGACGGCACTGAAGATGACCGTGGGCCTGGTGAGCTTTCTTGCCCAGACCGGAGACGCGGAACCGCAGGAAATGGTGTTCAGCGAGAAGAACTCCTGCACGCATTGCGGCATCTCTTTCGACGAAGTGGCCCCGCGCAATTTCAGCTTCAACACCCCGTATGGCGCCTGCCCGGACTGCCACGGCCTGGGCTTCCGCCAGGAGATCAACCCGGAACTCGTCTTGCACCCGGACCGCACGCTGGAGGGCGGTGGCATCGTACCGTTCGCCCACACCTCCAGCGAGTGGTTTCACAACATTCTGCGAGGGCTCGCAAAGGAATACGGGTTCCCGCTCGATGTCCCGCTGCGGGACATGAGCGACGCTGCTAAGAAGATCATCCTCTACGGTGCAGATAAGCGTATCCCCGTTCGGTACACGAACACCAGCGGATTCGTCCGGTCCTACAACGCGCGGTGGCAGGGCGCCATCGCGATGCTGCAGGAACGCTACAAGATGACGAGTTCCGAAGCGTCCAAGGCCGAAATCGAGCAGTATATGAGCGACGTGGCGTGCGATTCATGCCACGGTCGCCGCCTCAAACCGGAATCGCTTGCCGTGACGATCGCGGACGATAACATTGCGCACGTGACGGGCGCGAGCATTCTCGCCGCCAACGCGTGGTTCCGCGATCTGAAACTGGGTGAGCGCGACACCACCATTGGCGGGCCGATCGTGAAGGAGATTCTCGAGCGCCTGGGATTCCTGAACGATGTCGGCCTCGGTTACCTGACGCTGGAGCGCAGCGCCACAACCCTTTCGGGCGGCGAAGCCCAGCGCATCCGGCTGGCCACGCAGATCGGAAGCGGCCTCACCGGCGTGATGTACATCCTGGACGAGCCGAGCATCGGCCTCCATCAGCGTGACAACCACAAGCTCGTCGAAACGCTGTTCCGGCTCCGCGATCTGGGCAACACGATCATCGTCGTCGAGCACGACGAGGACACCATCGCCGCCGCCGACTTCGTGGTGGACATCGGCCCCGGCGCGGGAGTTCACGGAGGCGATATCGTCGCCATTGGTACGCCCGCCGAAATCGCGGCCAACCCGGACAGCGTTACGGGCGACTACCTCGCCGGGCGCCGCAAGATCGCGCTGCCGGAATCGCGCCGCTCGCCGAATGGGACATGGGTGAAAGTCCTCGGCGCCACGCAGCACAACCTCAAGAACGTGGACATGGAGATTCCGCTCGGCTGCTTCGTGGCCGTCACCGGCGTTTCGGGCTCGGGCAAATCGTCGCTCCTTCAGGAAACCGTGTTCCCGCTACTGATGAACCGGGTGTACGGGAGCCGCATGCCGGTGGGACGCCACCGCGATTCGGTGGGTTGGGAGAAGGTGGACAAGGTCATCGATATTGACCAGAGCCCGATTGGCCGCACGCCGCGCAGCAACCCGGCGACGTATACGGGTGTGTTCGACATGATCCGCGACCTTTTCAGCCAGACCACCGAGGCGAAGGTCCGCGGCTACAAGCCCGGCCGTTTCAGCTTCAACGTGAAGGGCGGACGCTGCGAGGCGTGCAAGGGCGACGGCATCATCAAGATCGAGATGCACTTCCTGCCCGACGTCTACGTGCCGTGCGAGGTCTGCAAAGGCAAGCGCTACGACCGCGAGACGCTGGAGGTCAAGTACAAGGGCAAGAACGTCTCGGACGTGCTCGCGATGACGGTCGGCGAAGCGTGCGATTTCTTCGAGAACATCCCGCCGATACAGCGCAAGATGGCGACCCTGCGCGACGTGGGTCTGGATTACATCCAGTTGGGGCAGCCCGCGACGACCCTCTCCGGCGGCGAAGCGCAACGCGTAAAACTGTCATCGGAGCTCAGCAAGCGCGGTACGGGACAGACGCTGTACATCCTCGACGAGCCGACCACCGGCCTGCATTTCGCGGACATCGCGAAGCTGCTGGAGGTTCTGGGCCGCCTGGTGGACCAGGGCAACACGGTGGTGGTCATCGAACACAATCTGGACGTCATCAAGACGGCGGACTGGGTGATCGACCTCGGCCCCGAGGGCGGTGACGCCGGCGGCCGCATCATCGCCACCGGCCCCCCGGAAGCCGTGGCGGAAGTAGCGGAGAGTTACACCGGCCAATACCTCGGCAAGGTGCTCCACGGCGCGAAAGCGCCGTTTGAGGCGTAG
- a CDS encoding tail fiber domain-containing protein, with the protein MKHPPFLVVLSLTLSMAIEPPAGAIPTSIPIQAVVQNAAGVPVNGTRSVTFLLYEGQNDIAPFWSETQTLDIQKGQLTTMLGKVTPMALPLTGSAFLGIRIGTDPEMTPRLPMGAAPFALALPNVFTTAQGDIGIGNIHPIYALDIRDEQAVTRLTSTNTMQGSIIELRNESDNIQETVGAINFVNHFGTYAGQVAYVEDMANATLNFKVAGAERMTVGPNRMNLTAVHPNGFSIEMENDGPPPITRIGSLGFWQKGTKHGEIAYPLAGKVNDGMAFTAGTTERARLTQAGLLGLGTADPQYALDVVSPGQGVVRLQSQNAGYGSTLELRNNTPTQSMVGAVNFVSKDGSYAGQIGYSTSNAMSLRTNSTDRVWIDSEGRVGIGLAVPAYPLDVQGDINARGSVRANGVSLTSDATYKANVREIPDGLKTVLGLRGVLFEWNRAAFPSQGFPEGTKVGLIAQEVERVLPQVVQTDETGHRSVEYQNIIPVLVEAIKSQQREIGDRDARIRALEDRMARLERTVAER; encoded by the coding sequence ATGAAACATCCGCCTTTTCTCGTGGTTCTGTCCCTGACGCTGAGCATGGCGATAGAGCCGCCCGCCGGAGCGATACCCACTTCGATTCCGATTCAGGCCGTGGTCCAGAACGCCGCGGGAGTTCCCGTCAACGGAACGCGTTCCGTCACGTTTCTGCTCTACGAAGGTCAGAACGATATCGCCCCGTTCTGGTCGGAAACACAGACGCTGGATATCCAGAAAGGACAGCTCACGACGATGCTGGGGAAGGTCACGCCCATGGCCCTTCCGCTCACGGGGAGTGCCTTCCTCGGAATCCGCATCGGGACCGACCCCGAGATGACGCCGCGGCTGCCTATGGGCGCCGCGCCCTTTGCCCTCGCCCTACCAAACGTCTTCACCACCGCCCAGGGGGACATCGGAATCGGCAATATCCATCCGATCTATGCCCTGGATATCCGGGATGAGCAGGCAGTTACGCGCCTGACGTCCACCAACACGATGCAGGGCTCGATCATCGAGTTGCGCAACGAATCGGACAACATCCAGGAGACGGTGGGCGCCATCAATTTTGTGAACCATTTCGGCACGTACGCCGGGCAGGTGGCATATGTTGAGGACATGGCGAACGCCACGCTCAACTTCAAAGTTGCCGGCGCAGAGCGTATGACCGTTGGTCCGAACAGGATGAACCTGACCGCGGTTCACCCGAACGGCTTCTCGATCGAGATGGAGAACGATGGCCCGCCACCGATCACTCGGATCGGCTCGCTTGGCTTCTGGCAGAAGGGGACGAAACATGGCGAAATCGCGTATCCGTTAGCCGGGAAGGTCAATGACGGCATGGCGTTCACGGCCGGAACGACGGAACGGGCCCGGCTCACTCAGGCAGGCCTGCTTGGGCTGGGCACCGCGGACCCGCAATATGCACTCGACGTCGTTTCCCCCGGCCAGGGCGTCGTCCGCCTCCAGAGCCAGAACGCCGGGTACGGCTCGACGCTTGAACTCCGCAATAACACGCCAACGCAATCAATGGTCGGAGCTGTGAATTTTGTTTCGAAGGACGGCTCGTACGCGGGCCAGATCGGCTACTCAACCTCCAACGCCATGTCGTTGCGTACGAACAGCACGGACCGGGTCTGGATTGACAGCGAGGGCAGGGTGGGCATCGGATTGGCCGTCCCCGCATATCCGCTGGACGTTCAGGGCGATATCAACGCGCGCGGTTCGGTCCGCGCCAATGGCGTTTCTCTCACTTCCGACGCAACGTACAAGGCGAACGTCCGGGAAATCCCGGACGGGCTGAAGACTGTGCTGGGCCTCAGGGGCGTACTGTTCGAATGGAACCGGGCCGCATTCCCTTCCCAGGGCTTTCCGGAAGGGACAAAGGTCGGTCTCATCGCCCAGGAGGTGGAGCGGGTCCTGCCGCAGGTGGTTCAGACCGATGAGACCGGCCACAGATCGGTAGAGTACCAGAACATCATCCCGGTCCTGGTTGAGGCGATCAAATCGCAGCAAAGGGAGATAGGTGATAGGGACGCGCGGATCAGGGCACTGGAGGATCGCATGGCGCGACTGGAGCGCACCGTGGCCGAGCGATAG
- a CDS encoding tetratricopeptide repeat protein: MNRCKTLLASALLLTACSQPVHADVQAWEITIEKGNASLRQNHIAEAEKLFRLALKQAEATKDPMSIAVTANNVGEVLYRQKHYAQAEPFYRRSLQLKEKALGKDDRALASVLGALADTLAGEGKKTEAGQLRSRASALLGPKPTLSQEQKDKWQSLSDAGKKAVLGNNLAEADRLHTAALAIVDKADPNGLRRAVSLQCLGEIALKRKDYAVAERLLTQALDLKLRIPDSKSTAAITMGHLAGLYYSTGKVEKCIEYQKNAIWLFEDSEGKEAKNTVIALENLAVTYQDLKRAADEEPLLKRLLAITEKQKGMNSVEAADRRTMLAAILVDQGKLTEAFPLLTESVSAYDALHSKASQHTARALDLLALCYARKADWESALPAMRRAVVDYETVYGKDDPQARGANDDLKRMEADAKLPPPPISAKPKQ; the protein is encoded by the coding sequence ATGAACCGATGCAAGACCCTCCTGGCCTCCGCTCTGTTGCTGACAGCCTGCTCCCAGCCCGTCCACGCAGACGTACAGGCGTGGGAAATCACCATAGAGAAGGGCAATGCGTCCCTCCGCCAGAACCACATTGCCGAGGCCGAAAAGCTCTTCAGGCTGGCGCTGAAGCAGGCCGAAGCCACCAAAGACCCGATGAGCATAGCGGTGACCGCGAACAACGTCGGCGAAGTGCTGTATCGCCAGAAGCACTATGCTCAGGCGGAGCCGTTCTACAGGCGGTCGCTTCAACTCAAGGAGAAAGCGCTTGGTAAGGATGACCGCGCGCTCGCTTCGGTCCTTGGGGCGCTGGCCGATACCCTGGCGGGAGAAGGTAAGAAAACCGAAGCCGGGCAATTGCGGTCCAGGGCCTCCGCGCTGCTTGGACCCAAGCCGACACTGAGTCAAGAGCAGAAAGATAAATGGCAGTCACTGAGCGATGCCGGCAAGAAGGCTGTCCTTGGCAATAACCTCGCGGAGGCAGACCGCCTTCACACGGCGGCGCTCGCGATAGTCGACAAGGCGGACCCAAACGGCTTACGACGCGCGGTTAGCCTGCAGTGTCTCGGCGAAATCGCGCTGAAGCGGAAGGACTACGCGGTCGCGGAACGCCTTCTGACTCAGGCTCTGGACCTCAAGCTGCGAATACCCGACTCGAAATCCACCGCGGCCATCACCATGGGGCATCTGGCCGGCTTGTATTATTCCACCGGGAAGGTCGAAAAATGCATCGAGTACCAGAAGAACGCTATCTGGCTTTTCGAGGATAGTGAGGGCAAGGAAGCCAAGAACACGGTAATCGCACTGGAGAACCTGGCGGTGACGTATCAGGACCTGAAGCGCGCCGCGGATGAAGAGCCGCTGCTCAAGCGTCTTCTGGCGATCACCGAAAAACAGAAAGGCATGAATTCTGTTGAAGCGGCGGATCGTCGGACGATGCTCGCGGCGATACTCGTGGATCAGGGCAAACTGACGGAGGCATTCCCGCTTCTGACTGAATCGGTCTCCGCCTACGATGCTCTGCACTCCAAGGCGAGTCAGCATACCGCACGCGCGCTCGACCTGCTTGCTCTGTGCTATGCCCGGAAGGCCGATTGGGAAAGCGCTCTGCCCGCAATGCGCCGCGCCGTGGTCGATTACGAAACGGTGTACGGCAAGGACGATCCGCAGGCAAGAGGCGCAAATGACGACCTGAAGCGGATGGAGGCGGACGCCAAACTCCCGCCCCCACCGATATCTGCGAAACCCAAGCAGTGA
- a CDS encoding thymidine phosphorylase: MSFLHLIEAKRDGKAFSREMMDEAVSAFNPGATVPDYQLGAFLMALFLKGMTPEEVPLLSFALRDSGTVLTFPDDPRPVVDKHSTGGVGDKVTLPLVPLLACLGFRVPMVSGRGLGITGGTLDKLESIPGFNVTMNAARIVEVVQDVGGVICGETGELAPADDVMYALRDVTGTVDSIPVTTASILSKKLAEGLDALVLDAKFGAAAMTRDAEQAEVLAQAMVDLGNACGVKTRALMTSMDAPLGRSAGNWVEVVEAVACLENRGPDDLRDVVVECAASLLVQTGVEEDLALARPRALTCFASGAPRAKWDQIIAAHGADVGAMNHKLEHPVTAPYTLEVQADRSGYISSVDARRIGEIVRDLGAGRFTKDDALDYDVGVDRLMKPGEPVRPGDILARVHARTEEQGAGGAGRLKEAFTFSDEPPQPSPLILKTIT, encoded by the coding sequence ATGAGTTTTCTCCACTTGATTGAAGCGAAGCGCGACGGCAAGGCCTTCTCGCGCGAAATGATGGACGAGGCCGTCTCGGCATTCAATCCGGGCGCGACGGTTCCGGATTATCAGTTGGGGGCCTTCCTCATGGCCCTCTTCCTCAAGGGCATGACGCCGGAGGAAGTGCCGCTGCTCTCGTTCGCACTCCGCGATTCTGGCACAGTCCTCACGTTCCCGGACGACCCGCGTCCAGTGGTGGACAAGCACTCAACGGGCGGAGTCGGCGACAAGGTCACGCTGCCTCTCGTTCCGCTTCTTGCCTGCCTCGGCTTCCGAGTGCCTATGGTCTCAGGGCGCGGACTCGGAATCACCGGAGGGACTCTGGACAAACTGGAATCGATCCCCGGCTTCAACGTTACGATGAACGCCGCCCGGATCGTGGAGGTCGTCCAGGACGTCGGCGGGGTGATTTGCGGCGAGACTGGCGAACTGGCGCCCGCGGATGACGTCATGTACGCCCTGCGGGACGTCACGGGCACCGTGGACAGCATCCCGGTTACCACGGCTTCCATCCTCTCCAAGAAGCTTGCGGAAGGGCTGGATGCGCTCGTGCTGGACGCCAAGTTCGGAGCGGCGGCAATGACCAGGGACGCTGAGCAGGCCGAGGTGCTGGCGCAGGCCATGGTGGACCTGGGCAACGCGTGCGGCGTGAAGACCCGCGCGCTGATGACCTCGATGGACGCGCCGCTGGGAAGGTCCGCCGGAAACTGGGTAGAGGTGGTGGAAGCGGTCGCGTGTCTCGAGAACCGTGGGCCGGACGACCTGCGTGATGTGGTCGTGGAATGCGCGGCCAGCCTGCTCGTGCAGACCGGCGTGGAAGAGGATCTGGCTCTCGCGCGACCCCGGGCGCTGACGTGTTTCGCTTCCGGCGCCCCGAGGGCGAAGTGGGATCAGATCATCGCGGCCCACGGCGCGGATGTGGGTGCGATGAATCATAAGCTGGAGCATCCGGTAACCGCTCCGTACACCCTGGAGGTCCAAGCGGACCGTTCAGGCTACATCTCATCGGTCGATGCCCGTCGGATAGGCGAGATTGTGCGCGACCTCGGTGCAGGCCGCTTCACGAAGGACGACGCTCTGGATTACGACGTGGGCGTTGACCGGTTGATGAAGCCCGGCGAACCCGTTCGGCCCGGCGACATTCTAGCGCGAGTACACGCCAGGACGGAAGAACAAGGCGCCGGAGGCGCGGGCCGACTCAAGGAGGCGTTCACGTTCTCCGATGAGCCGCCCCAGCCAAGCCCCCTGATTCTCAAGACCATCACTTGA
- a CDS encoding beta-N-acetylglucosaminidase domain-containing protein, translating into MSLHRTRLLLYSAAVVVLALAYPAFARESPFPIRGIKGLWWDGFAKYDQALPWIAKHNMNFLMFCYTSFPASGTEWRADYTPEQIAHFREMAKQAKKLKVGLCLSFNPGIWSKPPLSYCSESDYQYALRKVKTTHATGIRWFALCLDDINRELLPEDVQRYGTLQTAQVHFVNRLWGDMKRLKPEVHLIFCPSAYTSADATAHPEYTKAVGEGIDPDVMLFWTGPEVCSATITANDAWQTARLYHRRPFVWDNYPVNDMFPWRPLLAPVKGRSADLSGWVSGYIGNPMKQWSISRIPLATLAAYFRDPKHYNPQKAIAASIAEFPVNQRPAIRLLVATYGSSFWGDRSFPPKPVANTVLEAKSVLPQYERLKQLLTKDPKLVEIWADVQPTVDADIASLRKTAGQR; encoded by the coding sequence GTGTCACTCCACCGAACCCGCCTCTTGCTCTATTCAGCAGCGGTAGTCGTACTGGCGCTTGCTTACCCTGCCTTCGCTCGCGAAAGCCCCTTCCCCATTCGCGGCATCAAGGGGCTGTGGTGGGACGGCTTCGCCAAGTACGATCAGGCGCTTCCGTGGATTGCCAAGCACAACATGAACTTCCTCATGTTCTGCTACACGTCGTTCCCCGCCAGCGGCACGGAATGGCGCGCCGACTATACGCCGGAGCAGATAGCCCATTTCCGCGAGATGGCCAAGCAGGCGAAGAAGCTCAAGGTTGGCCTCTGCCTGTCCTTCAACCCCGGCATCTGGAGCAAGCCGCCGCTCTCCTATTGCTCCGAGTCGGACTACCAGTACGCGCTCCGAAAGGTCAAGACGACCCACGCGACCGGCATCCGCTGGTTCGCTCTCTGTCTCGATGACATCAACCGCGAACTACTGCCGGAAGACGTCCAGCGATACGGAACCCTCCAGACGGCGCAGGTGCACTTCGTGAACCGCCTTTGGGGCGATATGAAGCGCCTGAAACCGGAGGTGCACCTCATCTTCTGTCCCAGCGCGTACACGAGCGCCGACGCCACAGCCCACCCGGAATACACGAAGGCTGTCGGCGAGGGCATCGACCCGGACGTGATGCTGTTCTGGACCGGACCCGAGGTATGCTCCGCGACCATCACCGCGAACGATGCGTGGCAGACGGCCAGGTTGTACCATCGCAGGCCGTTCGTGTGGGACAACTACCCGGTCAACGATATGTTCCCCTGGAGACCGCTGCTGGCGCCGGTGAAGGGGCGCTCGGCGGACCTGAGCGGTTGGGTGAGCGGGTATATCGGCAACCCGATGAAACAATGGAGTATCAGCCGCATCCCGCTGGCCACACTGGCGGCGTATTTTCGCGATCCGAAGCACTACAACCCGCAAAAGGCTATCGCGGCATCTATCGCCGAGTTTCCGGTCAATCAGCGTCCGGCGATCCGCCTCCTGGTGGCGACCTACGGTTCGTCATTCTGGGGCGACAGGTCCTTCCCGCCAAAACCGGTCGCGAACACGGTTCTGGAGGCAAAGAGCGTTCTGCCGCAGTATGAGCGCCTGAAGCAACTGCTGACCAAAGACCCGAAACTGGTGGAAATATGGGCGGACGTCCAGCCGACCGTGGACGCAGACATCGCCTCCCTGCGGAAGACCGCCGGTCAACGGTGA